The Castor canadensis chromosome 8, mCasCan1.hap1v2, whole genome shotgun sequence genome contains a region encoding:
- the Ly6g5b gene encoding lymphocyte antigen 6 complex locus protein G5b — protein MKACMLVGVLVMVGFAVGKVPPVSEVRTCHFCLLEDPSVGCISGLEKCTISSSSPCMVITIYYDVKVRFNIRGCGQHNSYRCQEKRNTYFSEYWYQAQCCQYDYCNSWTSAQRHSFLTEPPERPLPLSNSQAHWFYQALNLSLPLPSFHAGKETEGLDPLVTLPLDLGLSIANLRHIYLFLNSSGLLVLPRGEP, from the exons ATGAAAGCCTGTATGCTTGTAGGTGTGCTGGTCATGGTGGGCTTCGCAGTGGGAAAGG TTCCTCCTGTTTCTGAAGTCCGGACCTGTCACTTCTGCCTCTTAGAAGACCCTTCTGTGGGATGCATTTCGGGCTTGGAGAAATGCACTATAAGCAGTTCATCCCCATGCATGGTGATTACCATCTATTATG ACGTTAAAGTTCGTTTCAACATCCGAGGCTGTGGACAGCACAACTCCTACCGCTGCCAAGAAAAACGCAACACCTACTTCTCAGAGTACTGGTATCAGGCCCAGTGCTGCCAATATGATTACTGTAACTCCTGGACCAGTGCCCAGCGTCACAGCTTTCTGACTGAGCCACCCGAGAGGCCTCTTCCCCTGTCCAATTCCCAGGCCCATTGGTTCTATCAGGCACTGAACCTCTCATTGCCCCTACCTAGCTTCCATGCTGGGAAGGAGACTGAAGGCCTAGACCCCCTGGTCACCCTGCCCCTGGATCTGGGCTTGTCCATTGCTAACCTGCGCCACATATATTTGTTCCTGAACAGTTCTGGACTTCTGGTTCTTCCCCGGGGTGAACCCTGA
- the Ly6g5c gene encoding lymphocyte antigen 6 complex locus protein G5c yields MHFMAGPAENQSLGPLGLYSTHRFLYAALLLVLVMINLVFGKHVPANAGPPKPPQFPKYLHCYRCVLETKELGCLLGSDICLTPAGSSCITLHIKNSSGSDIMVSDCRSKEQMSDCSYTRPSPVFGFWIFSQCCFRNFCNNPQNRVH; encoded by the exons ATGCATTTCATGGCAGGCCCTGCAGAGAACCAAAGTCTGGGGCCCCTGGGTCTCTACAGCACCCATCGGTTCCTGTACGCAGCCCTCTTATTAGTGCTGGTCATGATCAACCTGGTGTTTG GTAAGCATGTACCTGCCAATGCAGGCCCCCCAAAACCACCTCAATTCCCCAAATACCTGCACTGCTATCGATGTGTTTTGGAGACCAAGGAGTTGGGGTGCCTTCTGGGATCTGACATCTGTCTCACTCCAGCTGGCAGCAGCTGCATCACTCTGCACATAAAGAACA GCAGCGGTTCTGACATCATGGTGAGTGACTGCCGCAGCAAGGAGCAGATGAGTGACTGTTCATATACCCGCCCTTCTCCCGTGTTTGGCTTCTGGATATTCTCTCAATGCTGCTTCCGGAATTTCTGCAATAACCCTCAAAACAGAGTGCACTAG